Proteins from a genomic interval of Lacticaseibacillus pabuli:
- the glyA gene encoding serine hydroxymethyltransferase produces MDFKQQDPQLWEAIANEEQRQEENIELIASENIVSPAVRAAQGSVLTNKYSEGYPGKRYYGGNQYIDIVEQLAIDRAKQLFGAEAANVQPHSGSQANMAAYRALLDDGDTVLAMDLTDGGHLTHGAAVNFSGQTYNFHHYGLDDNGLLDYDAILAQAKIVRPKLIVAGASAYSRTIDFAKFREIADAVGALLMVDMAHIAGLVAAGVHPNPVPYCDVVTTTTHKTLRGPRGGMILCKEKYIKKINSALFPGIQGGPLEHVIAGKAQALGEALRPEFKVYAQNVVKNMQAMVRGLTAGDSKLTIVSGGSDNHLALVNVTEYGVTGRRVQNLLDGVMITTNKNQLPGETNGPFKTSGIRVGTAAITTRGFDEDDCFEVGQLIVRAIAGRDDPTVLQAVADSARALTKKHPIAAIKY; encoded by the coding sequence ATGGATTTCAAACAACAAGATCCACAGCTCTGGGAAGCCATCGCCAACGAAGAACAGCGTCAGGAAGAAAACATTGAGCTCATTGCTTCTGAAAACATCGTCTCGCCAGCCGTTCGCGCTGCGCAGGGTTCCGTCCTCACCAATAAATATTCAGAGGGTTACCCTGGCAAACGCTACTACGGGGGTAACCAGTACATCGATATCGTGGAGCAGCTCGCCATTGACCGTGCCAAGCAATTGTTCGGCGCTGAGGCCGCAAACGTCCAGCCGCATTCCGGATCCCAGGCAAACATGGCGGCTTACCGCGCGTTGCTCGATGACGGTGACACCGTCTTGGCCATGGACCTGACTGACGGCGGCCACCTCACCCACGGCGCGGCGGTTAACTTCTCCGGCCAGACTTATAACTTCCACCACTACGGCTTGGATGATAACGGTCTGCTCGACTACGACGCCATTTTGGCCCAGGCCAAAATCGTCCGGCCAAAGTTGATTGTCGCCGGGGCCAGCGCGTACAGCCGCACCATCGACTTCGCCAAGTTCCGTGAAATCGCGGACGCGGTTGGCGCCCTGCTGATGGTCGACATGGCACACATCGCTGGGCTAGTCGCGGCGGGTGTGCATCCCAATCCCGTGCCGTACTGTGACGTGGTGACCACGACTACCCACAAAACCTTGCGTGGTCCTCGCGGTGGCATGATTCTCTGCAAGGAAAAGTACATTAAGAAAATCAACTCCGCTCTCTTCCCTGGCATCCAGGGTGGACCGCTCGAACACGTCATCGCTGGGAAAGCCCAGGCGCTCGGCGAAGCATTGCGTCCCGAGTTTAAGGTTTACGCCCAAAACGTGGTCAAGAACATGCAAGCGATGGTTCGCGGCCTGACCGCCGGCGATTCCAAGCTGACCATTGTTTCTGGCGGCTCTGATAACCACCTGGCATTGGTCAATGTGACCGAATACGGGGTGACTGGCCGCAGAGTCCAAAATCTGCTCGATGGCGTCATGATTACGACAAACAAGAATCAATTGCCAGGCGAAACCAACGGCCCATTCAAGACTAGCGGCATCCGCGTCGGAACGGCTGCGATTACAACGCGCGGCTTCGACGAAGACGACTGCTTTGAGGTCGGCCAGTTGATTGTGCGTGCAATTGCCGGCCGCGACGACCCAACCGTGCTCCAAGCAGTCGCAGACAGCGCGCGGGCATTGACCAAGAAACACCCTATCGCCGCGATTAAGTATTAA
- a CDS encoding ABC transporter permease, protein MLKMKRTKPAPSGEVFPWFMRVLDRTQGLFERHGIDYGQLRLIVNTKFTLASRDRRASTFGGKPKAESEHPLRSTFLLNFLVGLVLIFLAFLPVPLLAFTTFFATLFLFVFLTMLTNYSSLMLDPRDRVVYASRGVSLSTISAARLIVVGFYLILNVIAVGLPMSVAVLLKDGPLVFLGMLLGVIGIGLFAFTLALFIYLLVLRFFDGERLKNVLNIVQIAMTIGLYAGSQILPRINGNVYSSALHINPWIYLAAVPSWFAGPALLFMGRDLMIATILTVAGVIATGALTWIYFANAANFERYLAKLDQSSDERRKDGWYYRLTAKLLTRPGFERTYYDFGWKVLREQRAYKLRVYPQFAYSLVLFIVFPLGFVQGGGMSLWQFMARVIGFSPLIFNIDMPLAVYMLQFSDQPEAMRLFQRVPLRHDAELLLATIKVLYGRLFLPFGIVISLVSLFIAGWPGFLAAIASTVGMLAFVLIFGRILNGNRLPFAREFDARNQKAGVAASIAVFVMLPIDIGIIAAGAFLQTWIFGAALLVVFTVIAWFVARSYRHGVVLDVNQIDVSDN, encoded by the coding sequence ATGCTGAAAATGAAACGGACTAAGCCAGCCCCAAGTGGCGAGGTGTTTCCGTGGTTCATGCGTGTGCTGGACCGTACGCAGGGCTTGTTTGAGCGTCACGGCATTGATTACGGACAATTACGTTTGATTGTGAACACGAAGTTTACCCTCGCGAGTCGTGACCGTCGTGCCAGTACTTTCGGCGGTAAGCCCAAAGCAGAATCAGAGCACCCGTTGCGGAGTACGTTTTTACTGAATTTCCTTGTCGGTCTAGTTCTGATTTTTCTGGCCTTTTTACCCGTGCCGTTATTGGCTTTTACCACCTTCTTTGCCACGTTGTTCCTATTTGTTTTCCTGACCATGTTGACGAACTACTCGAGCTTGATGCTGGACCCGCGTGATCGGGTGGTCTATGCGTCACGCGGCGTGTCCTTGAGTACTATTAGTGCGGCGCGGCTGATTGTCGTGGGGTTTTACCTCATCCTCAACGTGATTGCCGTGGGACTCCCCATGTCCGTCGCCGTGCTACTGAAGGACGGGCCACTGGTGTTCCTTGGCATGTTGCTCGGGGTCATCGGGATTGGGTTGTTTGCTTTCACCCTGGCGCTGTTTATTTACCTGCTCGTGCTCCGGTTCTTTGATGGTGAACGTTTGAAAAATGTCCTGAACATTGTCCAAATCGCCATGACCATCGGCTTGTACGCGGGTAGCCAGATTTTGCCACGGATTAACGGCAACGTATACAGCAGTGCGCTCCACATTAATCCGTGGATTTATCTGGCAGCCGTGCCAAGCTGGTTTGCTGGCCCAGCGTTGCTGTTTATGGGGCGTGACCTGATGATTGCGACGATTCTGACGGTAGCCGGCGTTATTGCAACAGGTGCGCTGACGTGGATCTATTTCGCTAATGCCGCAAACTTTGAGCGTTACTTGGCGAAACTCGATCAGTCCAGTGACGAGCGGCGGAAAGATGGGTGGTACTACCGCTTGACCGCCAAGCTGCTGACGCGTCCAGGCTTTGAGCGCACCTACTATGACTTTGGCTGGAAGGTGCTCCGCGAACAACGTGCTTACAAGCTCCGCGTTTACCCCCAGTTTGCCTATTCCCTCGTCTTGTTCATTGTCTTTCCACTTGGCTTTGTCCAGGGTGGTGGCATGAGCTTGTGGCAATTTATGGCTCGCGTCATCGGTTTTTCACCACTGATTTTCAACATTGATATGCCACTTGCTGTTTACATGTTGCAATTCTCCGATCAGCCGGAAGCGATGCGCCTGTTTCAACGGGTTCCGCTGCGGCACGACGCGGAGTTGTTGCTGGCGACAATCAAGGTTCTGTATGGTCGTTTGTTCCTGCCGTTTGGAATTGTGATTAGTCTAGTTTCCTTGTTTATAGCCGGTTGGCCTGGTTTTCTGGCCGCGATTGCCTCGACAGTGGGGATGCTGGCATTCGTTCTCATTTTTGGACGCATCCTGAATGGCAACCGTTTGCCGTTCGCGCGTGAGTTTGACGCGCGCAACCAGAAGGCTGGTGTGGCGGCTAGCATTGCCGTGTTTGTCATGCTGCCAATTGATATTGGGATTATCGCGGCAGGCGCGTTTCTGCAGACCTGGATTTTCGGTGCTGCTTTGCTCGTGGTGTTCACGGTCATTGCTTGGTTTGTTGCCCGCAGTTACCGCCACGGGGTGGTGCTGGATGTGAACCAGATTGATGTGAGTGATAACTAG
- the yajC gene encoding preprotein translocase subunit YajC, with the protein MFAAAQGGNMIFTIVIVVVMVVMMYFSMVRGPRKQQEKRKEMMNGLHKGDTVVTVGGLMGKIDSVDPKKATVVLDANGVFLTFSTQAIGQVTKRASAQSTTEAKPETKPEATDTQDSSSENKTDDTDKKD; encoded by the coding sequence ATGTTTGCAGCAGCACAAGGTGGTAACATGATTTTCACAATCGTGATCGTTGTGGTCATGGTTGTGATGATGTACTTCTCAATGGTCCGCGGACCTCGTAAGCAACAAGAGAAGCGCAAGGAAATGATGAACGGTTTGCACAAGGGTGACACCGTTGTGACCGTCGGCGGCCTCATGGGCAAGATTGACAGTGTTGACCCTAAAAAGGCAACTGTTGTTCTTGACGCAAATGGTGTGTTCCTGACGTTCTCAACGCAGGCAATTGGTCAGGTGACCAAGCGCGCGAGTGCCCAGAGCACGACTGAAGCAAAGCCTGAAACAAAACCTGAAGCAACTGATACTCAGGATAGCTCTTCTGAAAACAAGACTGACGACACCGATAAAAAGGATTAG
- the ruvA gene encoding Holliday junction branch migration protein RuvA codes for MYEFFKGVVAAVTPQYVVIDVNGVGYRLLVANPYVYREGSDVQIYAQLVIRDTDQSLYGFQDQEQKQLFNMLLSVTGIGPKSALAILANVDTQGLAQAVAANDVKFLTHFPGIGKKTAQQIILDLQGKLDLQELTLAEASSAAATPAASNNQQLDDAVAALTALGFTEREVAKITPKLAQEDVSKTEDYLRVGLKLLTKN; via the coding sequence ATGTACGAATTTTTCAAGGGCGTGGTTGCGGCAGTGACCCCGCAGTATGTGGTGATTGACGTCAATGGGGTCGGCTACCGGCTTCTAGTCGCCAATCCCTACGTTTACCGTGAGGGCAGTGACGTGCAGATTTACGCGCAACTTGTCATCCGTGATACCGACCAGAGCTTATATGGTTTCCAGGATCAGGAGCAAAAGCAGCTGTTTAACATGCTGCTGTCCGTGACTGGCATTGGACCAAAGTCCGCGTTGGCTATTCTGGCGAACGTGGACACACAGGGCTTGGCGCAAGCCGTTGCGGCCAACGACGTGAAGTTCCTGACGCATTTTCCTGGGATTGGTAAGAAGACCGCGCAACAAATCATTTTGGATCTCCAGGGTAAGCTGGATCTGCAGGAGCTGACACTTGCAGAGGCTTCTTCAGCCGCCGCCACACCTGCCGCCAGCAATAACCAGCAATTGGATGATGCCGTGGCAGCACTCACTGCGCTGGGCTTTACCGAGCGTGAGGTTGCGAAAATCACGCCGAAACTGGCGCAAGAAGATGTGTCCAAGACCGAGGATTACTTGCGTGTTGGGCTGAAATTATTAACGAAGAACTAG
- the ruvB gene encoding Holliday junction branch migration DNA helicase RuvB, which translates to MTEDERLLSAADRGEDDSSDATLRPQTLAQYVGQTAVKNQLDVYITAAKKREESLDHVLLYGPPGLGKTTMALVIANELGVHIRTTSGPAIEKPGDLIALLNELQAGDVLFIDEIHRLPKIVEEMLYSAMEDFYVDIVVGQGPAAHPVHFPLPPFTLIGATTRAGALSAPLRDRFGISAHMAYYTADQLSAIIQRSAAIFNLAIAPDAVHEIALRSRGTPRIANRLLKRVRDFADVANLEEASPDLVNQALTALQVDEKGLDATDRKILRLMIRQYGGGPVGLSTIAANIGEETTTIEEVYEPYLLQIEFIQRTPRGRIVTRQGYAHMGEPWPEEK; encoded by the coding sequence ATGACAGAAGACGAACGACTGCTGAGTGCGGCTGATCGCGGCGAAGACGATTCGTCTGACGCGACACTGCGCCCGCAGACACTCGCACAATACGTCGGGCAAACTGCCGTTAAGAATCAGCTTGACGTGTATATTACGGCGGCTAAAAAACGTGAGGAATCCTTGGACCACGTGCTTCTCTATGGGCCTCCTGGCTTGGGTAAAACGACGATGGCGCTGGTGATTGCCAACGAGCTTGGGGTTCACATTCGCACGACGAGTGGACCCGCCATCGAAAAACCGGGTGACCTGATTGCACTCTTAAATGAGTTGCAAGCTGGGGATGTCCTGTTTATCGATGAAATTCACCGTTTGCCCAAGATTGTGGAGGAAATGCTGTACTCTGCAATGGAGGACTTTTACGTGGACATCGTGGTGGGCCAAGGACCCGCCGCACACCCCGTGCACTTTCCGTTGCCACCATTTACCTTGATCGGGGCGACAACGCGTGCAGGGGCACTCTCAGCGCCCCTGCGCGACCGCTTTGGGATTAGTGCGCACATGGCCTACTACACGGCCGATCAATTGAGTGCGATTATTCAGCGCTCGGCGGCCATCTTTAATCTGGCCATTGCGCCAGATGCCGTGCACGAAATTGCGTTGCGTTCACGTGGCACCCCGCGGATTGCGAACCGCTTGTTAAAGCGTGTCCGCGATTTTGCGGATGTCGCTAACCTTGAAGAGGCTTCTCCCGATTTGGTCAACCAGGCGCTCACTGCACTGCAGGTTGATGAAAAGGGGCTGGATGCGACTGACCGCAAGATATTGCGTCTGATGATCCGGCAGTATGGTGGTGGTCCGGTCGGGCTGAGCACCATTGCCGCGAACATTGGTGAAGAAACCACGACGATTGAGGAAGTCTATGAACCTTACTTGCTCCAAATCGAATTCATTCAGCGCACGCCACGGGGCCGCATTGTGACCCGCCAAGGCTACGCACATATGGGTGAACCGTGGCCCGAAGAAAAATGA
- the folD gene encoding bifunctional methylenetetrahydrofolate dehydrogenase/methenyltetrahydrofolate cyclohydrolase FolD yields MTTIMKAKTAIAALEEQLQKDAAQVKATIGREPNLTVLLVGDDPASAIYVRNKQKRAEQLGVDSQTLHLPADTTQAALLAKVHELNADDKVDGILVQLPVPDQIDDDAVINAIDPSKDVDGFTLQTTGRLWTVPKNSQETVGPCTPLGIIKLLDFYGIDIAGKNAVIVGRSNIVGKPMAAMLLNRGATVTIAHSQTENLHEVMRRADILVAATGRRHMVTAADVKPGATVIDVGMNRFIDENGKKRLVGDVDFDAVSKIAGAITPVPGGVGPMTVNLLMAQTIRAAAAKISQ; encoded by the coding sequence ATGACTACCATAATGAAAGCAAAGACGGCCATCGCCGCACTCGAAGAACAATTGCAAAAGGACGCCGCCCAGGTGAAAGCCACCATCGGCCGCGAGCCCAACCTCACCGTGCTTCTCGTTGGGGACGACCCAGCCAGTGCCATCTACGTGCGTAACAAGCAAAAACGCGCCGAACAGCTGGGTGTGGACTCGCAGACCCTGCACTTACCAGCAGATACAACACAGGCTGCCCTACTCGCTAAGGTCCATGAGCTGAACGCCGACGACAAGGTGGACGGCATTCTGGTGCAATTGCCGGTACCCGACCAAATTGACGATGATGCGGTGATCAACGCGATAGACCCATCAAAAGACGTCGACGGGTTTACTTTGCAAACCACCGGACGACTCTGGACCGTGCCGAAAAACAGTCAAGAAACCGTTGGCCCCTGCACGCCACTGGGCATCATCAAGCTTCTCGATTTCTACGGCATCGACATCGCCGGGAAAAACGCGGTCATCGTTGGTCGGTCGAACATCGTCGGGAAACCCATGGCGGCCATGCTGCTTAACCGGGGGGCAACGGTCACCATCGCGCACTCACAGACTGAGAACCTGCATGAGGTGATGCGCCGTGCCGACATCCTCGTCGCCGCAACCGGACGCCGACACATGGTCACTGCGGCAGACGTCAAGCCCGGCGCCACGGTCATTGACGTTGGGATGAACCGTTTCATTGATGAAAATGGTAAGAAACGGCTGGTCGGGGATGTTGATTTCGACGCCGTCAGCAAGATTGCCGGTGCCATCACGCCCGTTCCAGGCGGTGTTGGCCCAATGACCGTGAACCTGCTCATGGCCCAGACCATCCGGGCGGCCGCAGCCAAAATTAGCCAGTAA
- a CDS encoding mucin-binding protein: MDESLFNYQHENVNATEHARRVAHVMYLDDRTREWLQTDTITGWSGDKIHYSPEERIRKFAEKGYALVDDGFEGHSVFRADHPSDQIFTIHLYSLFNEDDEVLTKASFAQRIRAWLGRKN; the protein is encoded by the coding sequence ATGGACGAGTCATTGTTTAACTACCAACATGAAAATGTAAACGCCACAGAACATGCGAGGCGAGTCGCTCATGTCATGTATCTAGACGATCGTACGCGTGAGTGGCTACAAACCGACACCATCACCGGGTGGAGTGGCGACAAAATTCATTATTCACCAGAGGAACGCATTCGTAAATTTGCCGAAAAGGGCTATGCACTGGTGGATGACGGGTTTGAGGGGCACAGTGTGTTTCGCGCGGACCATCCCAGCGACCAAATCTTCACCATTCATCTTTACTCGCTTTTTAACGAGGATGACGAGGTGTTGACCAAGGCAAGTTTTGCCCAGCGCATTCGGGCTTGGTTGGGCCGCAAAAATTAA
- a CDS encoding ABC transporter ATP-binding protein, producing the protein MANSVLKLNHLQKRFGSKVVLSDVDFEIQPGTIVGYIGPNGAGKSTTVKIILGLLEPDGGSVELFGQPVSSRDGSYKKHIGYVPEGADVFNALTAREYLQLVGQLYGMTSVLAGERAEKLCAIVGLSDALDRRIVSYSKGMRQLVLIIASLIHNPDVLFWDEPLNGLDANAVLLVEEILRELRDRGKTIFYSSHIMDVVQKLSDRIILLNGGTVVADGPFSELAHEDDASLQELFNDLTGYAEHGEKAHEFVDVLMGGGTDAENETD; encoded by the coding sequence ATGGCGAATTCTGTACTTAAATTAAACCACCTACAAAAACGTTTCGGATCAAAAGTGGTCTTGAGCGATGTTGATTTTGAAATTCAGCCTGGAACGATTGTGGGATACATCGGGCCAAACGGGGCCGGGAAGAGTACTACGGTCAAAATCATCTTAGGACTGCTGGAACCAGACGGCGGCAGCGTTGAACTGTTTGGTCAGCCGGTGTCCAGTCGCGATGGGTCTTACAAGAAGCACATTGGTTACGTACCAGAAGGCGCGGATGTGTTTAATGCGCTGACGGCTCGCGAGTACCTGCAGCTGGTCGGCCAGTTGTACGGGATGACGTCAGTGCTTGCCGGCGAACGAGCAGAAAAGCTGTGCGCCATTGTTGGGCTGAGTGATGCGCTCGACCGGCGGATTGTGTCGTATTCAAAGGGGATGCGGCAGCTGGTGCTGATTATCGCCAGTCTGATTCATAACCCGGACGTGTTGTTCTGGGATGAGCCGCTGAACGGGCTGGACGCTAACGCCGTGCTGCTCGTTGAAGAAATCTTGCGAGAACTGCGCGACCGGGGCAAAACCATCTTTTACTCCAGCCACATCATGGATGTCGTGCAGAAACTCTCTGACCGCATCATCCTGCTCAATGGCGGTACGGTCGTTGCGGATGGTCCATTTAGCGAACTGGCACATGAAGATGATGCCAGTCTGCAGGAGCTGTTTAACGACCTGACCGGGTATGCTGAACATGGTGAGAAGGCCCACGAGTTTGTGGACGTCTTGATGGGAGGCGGCACGGATGCTGAAAATGAAACGGACTAA
- a CDS encoding vitamin B12 independent methionine synthase, with the protein MTKLNYKFDQVGSYLRPAALKQAHKDFAAGNITADQLTTIKHTAIKQVVAGEVKVGLKDVTDGEFNRSWWHLDFLWNLTGVDKYDYEASYKFHGSKTRTDNVELTGKIAANPDHPFYADFDFLKSLLPDGVAPKVTIPSPSMLFRDNRSDNWHQYYTTWGAYLNDLAAAYHDTLLQFYARGARYIQLDDTTWAFLIAQFAKNADDPAEYTKYAQLAEDIVYVINKALAELPDDLKVSTHICRGNFKSTYLFEGSYAAVADYLGQLNYDAFFLEYDNPRSGDFEPIAKIWNNRPDVELVLGLVTSKFPELEDKATVEARIKDASQYVPLGNLALSTQCGFASTEEGNALTEDDEWAKLALIRDITTEVWA; encoded by the coding sequence ATGACAAAACTTAATTACAAATTCGACCAAGTTGGCTCTTACCTACGCCCCGCAGCACTTAAGCAGGCGCACAAGGACTTTGCAGCAGGCAACATCACCGCCGATCAGCTCACCACAATCAAGCACACTGCCATCAAGCAGGTGGTTGCTGGTGAAGTAAAAGTCGGCCTCAAAGACGTAACCGATGGCGAATTTAACCGTTCCTGGTGGCACCTCGACTTTCTCTGGAACCTGACCGGCGTCGATAAATATGACTATGAAGCCTCATACAAATTCCACGGTAGTAAGACCCGTACGGACAACGTCGAGTTGACCGGTAAGATTGCTGCCAACCCGGATCACCCATTCTACGCAGACTTTGATTTCTTGAAGTCCCTTTTGCCAGATGGTGTAGCGCCCAAGGTGACCATTCCCTCCCCATCCATGCTCTTCCGTGACAACCGCTCGGACAACTGGCATCAGTACTACACCACATGGGGCGCATACCTGAACGACCTTGCAGCGGCCTACCACGATACGCTGTTGCAATTCTACGCACGCGGCGCCCGTTACATCCAGCTCGACGACACGACCTGGGCGTTCCTGATTGCCCAGTTTGCCAAGAACGCGGACGACCCGGCCGAGTACACCAAGTACGCTCAGCTCGCTGAGGACATCGTGTACGTCATTAATAAGGCACTGGCCGAACTCCCAGATGATTTGAAGGTGTCCACCCACATCTGCCGCGGTAACTTCAAGTCAACCTACCTGTTTGAGGGCAGTTACGCGGCGGTCGCAGACTACTTGGGTCAACTAAACTACGACGCGTTCTTCCTAGAATATGACAACCCACGCTCAGGTGATTTTGAACCCATTGCCAAGATTTGGAACAACCGGCCGGACGTTGAACTAGTCCTCGGCCTGGTTACCAGCAAGTTCCCCGAACTGGAGGATAAAGCAACGGTTGAAGCCCGCATTAAGGACGCAAGTCAGTACGTTCCGTTGGGCAACCTCGCACTCTCAACGCAGTGCGGCTTTGCGTCGACTGAGGAAGGCAACGCGCTCACCGAGGATGACGAGTGGGCCAAACTCGCATTAATTCGCGACATTACCACCGAAGTCTGGGCCTAA